TAAAGAATTAACATCGCATCTCCGTAAGAATAGAATTTGTATCCTTCTTTGATTGCTTCTTCGTATGCTTTTTTCATTAAATCATGTCCACAGAAAGCAGAAATCATCATTAATAATGTTGATTTTGGTGTGTGGAAGTTTGTAATCATACAATTCGCAATGCTGAAATCATGAGGAGGGAAAATAAATTTATTTGTCCATCCTTCATAAGGATTCAAAGTATTTGCAGAAGAAACAGAACTTTCGATGGCACGCATAGAAGTTGTTCCTACAGCACAAATACGTTTTTTATTTGCTTTTCCTTCGTTTACAATATCACAAGCCTCTTGAGTAATAATCAATTCCTCAGAATCCATTTTGTGTTTAGATAAATCTTCAACTTCAACTGGGTTAAAAGTTCCTAAACCAACGTGTAAAGTTACCTCAGCAAAATTCACTCCTTTGATTTCTAATTTTTTCAAAAGGTGTTTTGAGAAGTGTAAACCAGCAGTTGGTGCCGCTACGGCTCCTTCTTCTTTTGCGTAGATTGTTTGGTATCTTTCAGCATCTTCTGGCGTAACGTCTCTGTTGATGTATTTAGGAATTGGAGTTTCTCCAAGTTCTGTCAATTTATTTCTAAATTCTTCATAAGAACCATCGTACAAGAAACGCAATGTTCTACCGCGAGAAGTTGTATTGTCTATTACCTCAGCAACTAAAGAATCGTCATCACCAAAATAAAGTTTGTTACCAATACGGATTTTTCTAGCAGGATCTACTAAAACATCCCATAAACGTTGCTCAGAATTTAATTCTCTTAACAAGAAAACTTCAATTCTAGCTCCGGTTTTTTCTTTGTTTCCGTACAAACGTGCAGGGAAAACCTTTGTATTATTTAGAATTAAAACGTCTCCGTCATCAAAATAGTTGATCACGTCTTTAAACATTTTATGTTCGATAGTGTTTTTTTTACGGTCAATTACCATTAAACGAGATTCATCTCTATTTTCTGCTGGAAATTCAGCCAAAAGTTCTTTCGGTAAATTGAAATTGAAGTGTGATAATTTCATATTTGAATTGTTGATTTTAGAGTGTAGCTTTTAGATTTGTTTATCTAAAAATTTAAATCGGATGCAAATATACGATTGTGAGATAGGCGTTGTCAAGTGTTTTGACGTTTATTTTCAAAAGTCCTTGATTTTGTGAGGTTTTCAGAATCTTTAAAAATGTGTTTTTGTATAAAAAAAACTAATTCCACATTTTTTTTGTCATTTCGACGAAGGAGAAATCACACCAGAAACTCCACACAGCATATCGCCAATCTTTGTAGAATCCCGAGTGTGATTTCTCCTTCGTCGAAATAACATACTTTGCGATAATATCCAAAATGACGCATAAAAAAACCTCTGGTTGAAACCAGAGGCTATATGATTAAGCTTTATTTAAATAAACTTATATAACTTATAGGATTCAAAAAATTTTACAATTCTGAGATTTGAAAATTTAACGCTTTTAAATCATTCCAAAAATCTGGATATGATTTAGAAACTACCTCAGCATCATCAATAATAATTGGAACTTTAATGGCTAAAGGTGCAAATGCCATTGCCATACGGTGATCGTTGTAGGTTGCAACATGTACATCATGGTTAATAGCTTCTGAACGCTCTAAAGTCAAACTATCATTAGTTACCGAAATATTCGCTCCTAATTTTGTAAGCTCGATTCTCAATGCTTCTAATCTGTCAGTTTCCTTAATTTTTAAAGTATGAAGACCTGTTAAGTGACATCCAATTCCTAAACCTAAACATGTTACAACTATTGTCTGAGCAATATCTGGAGTATTATTCAATTCAAAATTTACATCTTGATAATTGAAACCAGCTACTTTTTCCAAAGTCATTTTGTTATTCTGGAAAGTCGTTTTCACACCCATTTTTTCATAAAGAGAAACTAATTCTGAATCTCCCTGAAGACTGTTTTCTTTATAACTGCTCAAAGTGATTTTTGCAGATTCAGATAAAGCTACCAAACTAAAGAAATAAGAAGCCGAACTCCAATCTGATTCTACAACCATTTCTTTTGATTCAACCGATTCTTTAGGGAAAACTTTGATTACATTTCCTTCAAAGCTTGTTTTGATATCTAAATCATTAAGCAAAGCCAAAGTCATTTTGATATATGGAATCGAAGTGATTTCTCCTTCTAAAGTCAGTTCTAAACCATTATCTAATTTTGAAGCCACCAATAAAAGCGCCGAAATATATTGACTGCTTACATTTGCAGCTAATTTTACTTTTGATTCTGTTACTTTTTTTCCTTTGATTCGGATTGGTGGATAACCTTCTTCTTTTTCATAAGTGATTTCAACACCTAACTGCGCTAAAGCTTCAACCAAAATTTTGATTGGGCGTTCCTGCATTCTGCTTGATCCTGTCAAAACTACTTCTCTTCCTTCGTTAACCGAAAAATAAGCTGTAAGAAAACGCATTGCTGTTCCAGCATGGTGAATATCTACAATTTCGTCATTTCCAGCCAAAGCTTTTTGCATTACTTCGCTATCATCAGAGTTTGAAGTATTGGCTAAAGTAATATTTGGGAATAAAGCTTTTAGTAATAATAAGCGGTTGGTTTCGCTTTTAGAACCTGTAATATTGAGTTGCGAATCATCAATGGTGAATGGTGAATTCGTCGTTAATTTTAAATTCATGATATTAGTTATGAGTTGCGAATTATGAGTAACATAATCCAAGCGTGCAATTTACCACTCCTCGCCCGTAAATCAAAATTCGCATTGAAATTTCACAATTATTTCAATTTATCATTGTTTTTGTGACGATCTTTATCTCTAACCGATTTTAAGTCCATTTTTTTATCAAAAGCAGCTTGTAAATCGATTCCTGTTTGATTGGCCAAACATAAAACCACGAAAACAACATCTGCCAATTCTTCGCCTAAATCTTTGTTTTTATCACTTTCTTTTTCTGATTGTTCTCCGTAACGGCGGGCAATAATTCTGGCAACTTCTCCAACTTCTTCTGTAAGTTGTGCCATATTAGTCAATTCGTTAAAGTAACGAACTCCGTGTTCTTTTATCCAGGTATCGACGTCTAGTTGTGCATTTTTCAAATCCATTTTTAAGCTTTTTTAAGGACAATTTTTTCATTTTGACTAGCAATCATTTTTTGAAACAGTGTTTTCAAAGCATTGTAGTGGTCAGCTGCAAAAATACTATTGTTAATGTCTTTTGAAAAGCTAAATTGAATTTTGTTTCCATCATTTAAAAAATTTAATGCCATATTTATAGATTTATCTTCTAAAGAAAGTCTTATAGGAGCTGGCAGTGTTTCTATCACATAACCATCTGGAATTTCTAAATTCACAAAAAGCTTTTCTTGTTTTGGATAGCCAAAATAAATTCCCATCTGTCTATTTTCCTGAACAAAAGGATTTTTGGTAGTCCCATAAAACAGCATTGGATTGATGTATAACTTACCTCCAATACTTTCCACAAAATTTTCAGTTTCAAAACTAAAAGTCTCCACTATTGGATCAGATATGTTGGTGATTTTATTTGTTATTGCATAATCCGTAATCTTTAAATTACCTAACTTCTCTTCTAATTTCTCAAGATAACTATCTTGATTTCTGTTTCCATTTTGAACCCTAAATTTATAAGCCTCATAATCTGTTCGCTGAATCCTTATTTTCCCATCAATCTTTCCGTTTTCGTTTAATTTGATAGTGATACTGGCATTTTCTCTAGATGGTTTTATAGGAACTAAATCAATTTCCTTAGAAGTTCCGTCGCTCTTAATTAGTCTTCCTTTCCAATTTAAAACATTCAAAGGAAGAATATCAATCGTAGTGTATTTTCTAGAAGCATCTAACAAAACTTGTTTGTCGTCTATCTCTACCGCAACAATCACATAATTAAACCCTGTTCTTGTTGGATAAACAGGCACACCATTTTCAATGGTACTCACTAGAACAGGATTTGCCCCTATTCCAGCCCATTTCAACATATTGAGTAATATAAAATTGATTTCGGCAATATTTCCGGTTTGCTCTTTGTATGCTTTTTCAACTCCTTTATCCGTATAGTAACCATTCTTTTCATTCCAGTTCATTTTGCTTTGAACGAACTGAAAAATGACATTCATTCTGTCTTTTGGTGATTGCACATTTGCAAGTATCTTTTTTACATCTTCAAGCAAAAAACTATTCTTATTAATTTCTTTACCAAAACGATCATCCTTAAAAATTGTTAAAGCAACGCCTTCCCATGTAAGTGCATAATCTTTGACCGGCTGTTCTGGCATTCTAACGCGTTCCAATTCGTGTTTAATTGAACCTCTGTAATTTTCTATATTATTGACATAAGGTTCTTCTTTTAGAGCAGGAATATTCTTTGCAGCATAAAAAGAATTAATCTGCTTGTATGACATACTTCGGCTCTGGCCATATTCATTGCTGAAATTCTGGCTTCCCATTACAATTTTCGAATC
This portion of the Flavobacterium panacagri genome encodes:
- a CDS encoding DUF3857 domain-containing protein, whose product is MLMRSFLLFLIFFGNLITIQAQNYELGKVTVAELQEKLHPIDSSAPAAILFKKGKTVFTYDEKNGFSAIHTYEFKIKIYKKEGLKWADQKVQYYVGYQNLNEDLLSFSNVVTYNLENGKIEKTKLENQGAFKRKINEYWNEKGITFPNVKEGSIIEYKYVLKSENIVQFPDFDFQYSIPLNYFEYKTEFPEFYIYKTLLLGTHKIESDSKIVMGSQNFSNEYGQSRSMSYKQINSFYAAKNIPALKEEPYVNNIENYRGSIKHELERVRMPEQPVKDYALTWEGVALTIFKDDRFGKEINKNSFLLEDVKKILANVQSPKDRMNVIFQFVQSKMNWNEKNGYYTDKGVEKAYKEQTGNIAEINFILLNMLKWAGIGANPVLVSTIENGVPVYPTRTGFNYVIVAVEIDDKQVLLDASRKYTTIDILPLNVLNWKGRLIKSDGTSKEIDLVPIKPSRENASITIKLNENGKIDGKIRIQRTDYEAYKFRVQNGNRNQDSYLEKLEEKLGNLKITDYAITNKITNISDPIVETFSFETENFVESIGGKLYINPMLFYGTTKNPFVQENRQMGIYFGYPKQEKLFVNLEIPDGYVIETLPAPIRLSLEDKSINMALNFLNDGNKIQFSFSKDINNSIFAADHYNALKTLFQKMIASQNEKIVLKKA
- the aroA gene encoding 3-phosphoshikimate 1-carboxyvinyltransferase, which translates into the protein MNLKLTTNSPFTIDDSQLNITGSKSETNRLLLLKALFPNITLANTSNSDDSEVMQKALAGNDEIVDIHHAGTAMRFLTAYFSVNEGREVVLTGSSRMQERPIKILVEALAQLGVEITYEKEEGYPPIRIKGKKVTESKVKLAANVSSQYISALLLVASKLDNGLELTLEGEITSIPYIKMTLALLNDLDIKTSFEGNVIKVFPKESVESKEMVVESDWSSASYFFSLVALSESAKITLSSYKENSLQGDSELVSLYEKMGVKTTFQNNKMTLEKVAGFNYQDVNFELNNTPDIAQTIVVTCLGLGIGCHLTGLHTLKIKETDRLEALRIELTKLGANISVTNDSLTLERSEAINHDVHVATYNDHRMAMAFAPLAIKVPIIIDDAEVVSKSYPDFWNDLKALNFQISEL
- a CDS encoding nucleotide pyrophosphohydrolase, which produces MDLKNAQLDVDTWIKEHGVRYFNELTNMAQLTEEVGEVARIIARRYGEQSEKESDKNKDLGEELADVVFVVLCLANQTGIDLQAAFDKKMDLKSVRDKDRHKNNDKLK
- the queA gene encoding tRNA preQ1(34) S-adenosylmethionine ribosyltransferase-isomerase QueA: MKLSHFNFNLPKELLAEFPAENRDESRLMVIDRKKNTIEHKMFKDVINYFDDGDVLILNNTKVFPARLYGNKEKTGARIEVFLLRELNSEQRLWDVLVDPARKIRIGNKLYFGDDDSLVAEVIDNTTSRGRTLRFLYDGSYEEFRNKLTELGETPIPKYINRDVTPEDAERYQTIYAKEEGAVAAPTAGLHFSKHLLKKLEIKGVNFAEVTLHVGLGTFNPVEVEDLSKHKMDSEELIITQEACDIVNEGKANKKRICAVGTTSMRAIESSVSSANTLNPYEGWTNKFIFPPHDFSIANCMITNFHTPKSTLLMMISAFCGHDLMKKAYEEAIKEGYKFYSYGDAMLIL